The following proteins are co-located in the Dehalococcoides mccartyi 195 genome:
- the rsmD gene encoding 16S rRNA (guanine(966)-N(2))-methyltransferase RsmD codes for MRIIAGDAKGKNIIVPQRKATRPATELVRGAMMSMLEAIAEDWSEVLDIYSGSGSLGLEALSRGAGHVDFVEHERACCDIIKQNLETIGCAGQAHVYCLDVPKAMSLLGKQYDVILADPPYRNQQIGEVLEKLGNSSLIGENTVMAVTHSAHLTLAERYGRLTMLKEHRHGDSLIAIYRKDSRFDSHLPGPV; via the coding sequence ATGAGAATTATTGCCGGAGATGCCAAAGGCAAAAACATAATTGTACCCCAGCGTAAAGCTACCCGCCCGGCTACCGAACTGGTCAGGGGGGCTATGATGTCCATGCTGGAGGCAATAGCCGAAGACTGGAGCGAGGTGCTGGATATTTATTCCGGCAGCGGCTCTTTAGGTTTGGAAGCCCTTTCCCGCGGGGCCGGTCATGTAGATTTTGTTGAACATGAACGCGCTTGTTGTGATATAATAAAACAAAATTTGGAAACCATTGGCTGTGCAGGCCAGGCTCACGTTTATTGTTTGGATGTACCCAAGGCTATGTCCTTGCTAGGCAAGCAATATGACGTAATACTGGCAGACCCTCCGTACCGCAACCAGCAGATTGGCGAGGTACTGGAAAAGCTGGGGAATTCCAGCCTTATAGGTGAAAACACAGTTATGGCGGTTACCCATTCCGCCCATCTGACCCTGGCGGAGCGTTACGGGCGGCTTACGATGTTAAAAGAACATCGTCACGGTGATAGCCTGATTGCTATATATAGAAAGGACAGCCGTTTTGATAGCCATTTACCCGGGCCGGTTTGA
- the fdnG gene encoding formate dehydrogenase-N subunit alpha, with protein sequence MRSQFSRRDFLKISGGTAGLFATAGLFRGPIKGVEPTMVDTRPRWVKETTTICPFDASGCGFICYTDSAGNLTNMEGDPDNPVNRGSACSKGASLIQLHNNKHRLEKVLYRAAGASDWEEKSWDWALGEIANKVKASRDSGFVATNAAGKTVNRTEAIASLGGATLDNEECYLLSKMLRALGIVYLDSQARLSTASSLEALAASFGHHAMNNSWTDISNANVILDMGGNPAENYPACFSHLGEAMGKGTELISVDCRLTRTAAKAGTFVAARSGSEIAFTGGLIKYVIADIEAHPANYNLTYITEYTTAGMVVNSNFKGPADLDGMFTGYNSASHSYDQSNWSFAKASNGDPIIDKTLTNPNCVFQLLKKQYARYTPEMVAATCGCSQADFAKVCASFASTGKADKAGAIIYAMSSTQHTSGAQTVRAYAILQMLLGNIGVSGGGLFALGGESNVQGAADNGVAWNKLPGYLSAPTEDDTNFAAFAAKSSEQNAASLLKAWYGSNASSSNGFGFSFLPKTDTNTDYSYVNAIKQMAAGTIKGAFAWGANPVVESAAAAQATQALAKLDWLVVTDMFESETAAFWKKEGISSQTEVFLLPAACSYEKEGSVTNADRWVQWRNQAVNAPGEAKSELEVISSLFSRIQSLYQGESALNAEAITKLSWTYSTNPSAADVAKEMNGYKVSSLQQLESPEELRTDGTVACGNNLYVGSFTDAGNQMARREQTGVFHAGWAWSWPVNIRILNNRASVDLSGQPFNAAKPVVSWNGMGWSGDIVDGNNPPVNQSGGLPFKGTSGSQGQLFAAMADGPMPEHYEPWESPVDNALSGTQNNPAAMVFEGDTKGSAGEYPVICTTVRTVEHSLGGELTRNMPFLVELAPAAYVEISEQLASEKGIKAGDIVKLTSARGSVSVAAAVTKRLKPFSIGGKTVHQVAIPYHWGFMGIAQGDSANTLAPNTADSNSSTPEFKAFLVKVEKEADGTVPTITGRYKVLED encoded by the coding sequence ATGAGGTCTCAGTTTAGTAGGCGAGATTTCCTCAAGATCAGCGGAGGGACCGCGGGTCTCTTTGCCACAGCTGGTCTTTTCCGTGGACCCATCAAGGGTGTTGAGCCCACGATGGTTGACACGCGCCCCCGGTGGGTAAAAGAAACCACCACCATCTGTCCCTTTGACGCCAGCGGTTGCGGATTTATCTGCTATACCGATTCGGCCGGCAACCTCACCAATATGGAAGGTGATCCTGATAATCCAGTAAATCGGGGGAGTGCCTGTTCCAAGGGTGCTTCACTGATTCAGCTTCACAATAACAAACACCGTCTAGAAAAGGTGCTTTACCGTGCCGCCGGTGCAAGTGATTGGGAAGAGAAAAGCTGGGATTGGGCCCTTGGTGAAATTGCCAACAAGGTAAAAGCCAGCCGTGACAGCGGGTTTGTAGCTACAAATGCTGCCGGCAAGACTGTCAACCGCACCGAGGCTATTGCCTCACTGGGCGGGGCTACACTGGACAACGAAGAATGTTATCTGCTGTCCAAGATGCTTCGCGCCCTGGGTATTGTCTACCTGGACAGCCAGGCCAGACTGAGTACCGCTTCCAGCCTGGAAGCCCTGGCGGCTTCATTCGGGCATCATGCCATGAACAACAGCTGGACGGATATCAGCAACGCCAATGTCATTTTGGACATGGGCGGTAACCCGGCTGAAAACTACCCCGCCTGTTTCTCCCATTTGGGTGAAGCCATGGGCAAAGGGACAGAGCTTATCAGCGTTGACTGCCGCCTGACCCGGACTGCGGCCAAGGCCGGCACATTCGTTGCCGCCCGCTCCGGTTCGGAGATTGCCTTTACCGGCGGTCTTATCAAGTATGTCATTGCTGATATTGAAGCCCACCCCGCAAATTACAACCTGACTTATATTACCGAGTACACCACTGCCGGCATGGTAGTAAATTCCAACTTCAAGGGCCCGGCTGATTTGGACGGTATGTTTACCGGTTACAACTCCGCCAGCCATTCTTACGACCAGTCAAACTGGAGTTTTGCCAAAGCCAGCAACGGCGACCCGATAATAGACAAAACCCTGACCAACCCCAACTGTGTCTTCCAGCTTTTGAAGAAGCAATATGCCCGTTACACCCCGGAAATGGTAGCCGCAACCTGTGGCTGCTCTCAGGCTGATTTTGCAAAGGTCTGTGCCTCTTTTGCCTCAACCGGCAAAGCTGACAAGGCCGGCGCTATTATCTACGCCATGAGCTCCACCCAGCACACTTCCGGCGCTCAGACAGTCCGGGCTTATGCCATACTTCAGATGCTGCTGGGCAATATCGGCGTATCCGGCGGCGGTTTATTCGCCCTGGGCGGCGAATCTAACGTACAGGGTGCAGCCGACAATGGTGTTGCCTGGAACAAACTGCCCGGTTATTTATCTGCCCCCACTGAAGATGACACCAATTTTGCTGCTTTTGCCGCTAAATCCAGCGAGCAGAACGCAGCCAGCCTTTTGAAGGCCTGGTACGGCTCTAATGCCTCCAGCTCAAATGGCTTTGGTTTCAGCTTCCTGCCCAAGACAGATACAAATACCGATTACTCTTATGTAAATGCTATCAAGCAGATGGCTGCCGGCACTATCAAAGGTGCTTTCGCCTGGGGTGCAAACCCGGTGGTTGAAAGTGCCGCTGCCGCTCAAGCCACTCAAGCCCTGGCTAAACTGGACTGGCTGGTAGTGACAGATATGTTTGAATCTGAAACTGCCGCTTTCTGGAAGAAAGAAGGCATCAGTTCACAAACCGAAGTCTTCCTGCTGCCCGCCGCCTGTTCTTATGAAAAGGAAGGCAGCGTAACCAATGCCGACCGCTGGGTACAGTGGCGGAACCAGGCCGTAAATGCTCCGGGTGAAGCCAAATCCGAGCTGGAGGTTATCAGCTCCCTGTTTAGCCGCATTCAGTCCCTTTATCAGGGCGAAAGCGCTCTTAATGCAGAAGCTATCACCAAGCTCAGCTGGACTTACAGCACCAACCCCTCTGCGGCTGACGTAGCCAAAGAGATGAACGGCTATAAAGTATCTTCCCTGCAGCAGCTTGAAAGCCCTGAAGAGCTGAGGACGGACGGAACGGTTGCCTGCGGCAACAATCTTTATGTCGGCAGCTTTACAGATGCCGGTAACCAGATGGCGCGCCGCGAACAGACCGGTGTCTTCCATGCCGGTTGGGCCTGGAGCTGGCCGGTGAATATCCGTATCCTGAACAACCGGGCTTCAGTTGACCTGAGCGGCCAGCCCTTCAATGCGGCTAAACCCGTTGTCAGCTGGAACGGTATGGGTTGGAGCGGTGACATTGTTGACGGCAATAACCCCCCGGTTAATCAGAGCGGCGGACTGCCCTTCAAAGGCACAAGCGGCAGTCAAGGACAACTCTTTGCCGCTATGGCTGACGGCCCCATGCCCGAACATTACGAACCCTGGGAAAGCCCGGTGGACAATGCTCTGTCCGGCACCCAGAATAATCCGGCCGCTATGGTCTTTGAGGGCGACACTAAGGGCAGTGCCGGTGAATATCCGGTTATCTGCACTACTGTACGCACCGTTGAGCATAGTCTGGGCGGAGAACTAACCCGCAATATGCCTTTCCTGGTAGAACTTGCCCCGGCCGCTTATGTGGAAATATCCGAACAGCTGGCCAGCGAAAAGGGTATCAAAGCCGGTGATATTGTAAAACTGACCTCGGCCAGAGGCAGCGTGTCAGTGGCTGCGGCCGTTACCAAGCGACTTAAACCATTCAGTATTGGCGGCAAGACTGTTCATCAGGTAGCTATACCCTATCACTGGGGCTTTATGGGAATTGCACAGGGTGACAGTGCCAACACACTTGCCCCGAACACCGCAGACTCCAACTCCTCCACTCCTGAGTTCAAGGCGTTCCTGGTCAAGGTGGAAAAAGAAGCCGACGGTACCGTACCGACCATTACCGGACGCTACAAGGTACTTGAGGACTAA
- the nrfD gene encoding NrfD/PsrC family molybdoenzyme membrane anchor subunit, with the protein MFSAIKGWVNKLEQTGNPNVPLFGKWGLLQIILALGALTVAGLKLAYGLGPITNLSDNWPWGLWVAFDVGAYIASAAGGFTMAAIVYIFGFEKFRPLVRPAILIGALCYTIGAIGIMIDLARSIRIVHPIWMWNHESIMFEVGWCVMMYLTVLYLEFSNNIFERIGWKKLGNLQHSFIIPLVIFGIMLSFLHQSSLGALFLINPAQQPLWHGPLMGHLFLVSAMALGLAVLTYFSIILSRSWKMTLRMDILSKLGLVIAWILLVYLAARGVDYAITGNLAAGLNGDWYTVLWVAEVGIGMLLPMILLFIKKVRTSRTGLLWSTGLIIMGVVLNRINTLVISQAPNREGSYFPHILEFVFTFGLIAGAMYVFRLCAKYLPLYSDHMKGLTPEQVKKAPEVIPAS; encoded by the coding sequence ATGTTCAGTGCCATCAAGGGCTGGGTAAACAAGCTCGAACAGACCGGCAACCCCAACGTGCCTTTATTCGGCAAATGGGGACTCCTCCAGATTATCCTTGCTCTGGGCGCCTTAACCGTAGCCGGATTAAAACTGGCTTACGGTCTGGGTCCCATTACCAACCTTTCAGATAACTGGCCCTGGGGTCTTTGGGTTGCCTTTGACGTAGGCGCATATATCGCCTCGGCGGCCGGTGGTTTTACCATGGCTGCCATTGTATACATATTCGGTTTTGAGAAATTCCGCCCCCTGGTACGGCCGGCTATTCTCATTGGTGCATTGTGTTACACCATCGGCGCTATCGGCATCATGATTGACCTTGCCCGCTCCATACGGATTGTTCATCCTATCTGGATGTGGAACCATGAGTCCATCATGTTTGAAGTAGGCTGGTGCGTTATGATGTACCTGACCGTACTCTACCTTGAATTCTCCAACAATATTTTTGAACGTATTGGCTGGAAGAAGCTGGGTAACCTGCAGCACTCCTTTATTATCCCGCTGGTTATCTTCGGCATTATGCTCTCCTTCCTCCACCAGTCTTCACTGGGTGCCCTGTTCCTGATTAACCCGGCTCAGCAGCCCCTCTGGCACGGCCCGCTGATGGGTCACCTCTTCCTGGTATCCGCCATGGCTCTGGGTCTGGCAGTACTCACTTACTTCTCCATCATCCTGTCCCGCTCATGGAAGATGACCCTGCGTATGGATATACTTTCCAAACTGGGGCTGGTTATCGCCTGGATTCTGCTGGTTTATCTGGCAGCCCGCGGCGTTGACTACGCTATCACCGGAAACCTGGCCGCCGGCCTTAACGGTGACTGGTATACCGTACTCTGGGTAGCTGAAGTAGGTATCGGCATGTTACTGCCCATGATACTGCTCTTTATAAAGAAGGTCCGCACTTCGCGCACCGGCCTTCTCTGGTCAACCGGTTTGATAATTATGGGTGTGGTCTTAAACCGCATAAACACCCTGGTTATCTCTCAGGCTCCCAACCGCGAAGGCAGCTACTTCCCGCACATACTGGAATTTGTCTTCACCTTCGGCCTTATTGCCGGGGCTATGTATGTATTCCGTCTGTGTGCCAAATACCTGCCGCTTTATTCTGACCACATGAAGGGGCTTACCCCCGAACAGGTCAAGAAAGCACCTGAGGTTATACCGGCAAGCTAA
- a CDS encoding CvpA family protein has product MNWLDIVLLIVLGIQTVSGFFTGLIRNFLHLVGLIIGIILAGRFYPTVAEWLSFISSPEWANIVAFLLVLMVIWAATTIIAKLLDAIIKPTFLNWINRLGGAIFGLLVSGIFTAALLAIWVKFFGSASVITDSAIAQILLDKFPLILSLLPDEFGVIRDFFN; this is encoded by the coding sequence ATGAACTGGCTAGATATAGTTTTACTGATAGTACTGGGTATTCAGACCGTAAGCGGCTTTTTTACCGGCCTGATACGCAACTTTCTGCATCTGGTGGGGCTGATTATCGGCATTATACTGGCAGGGCGTTTCTACCCCACAGTAGCCGAATGGCTCAGTTTTATATCCAGCCCGGAGTGGGCCAATATAGTGGCTTTCCTACTGGTACTCATGGTCATCTGGGCAGCCACCACTATCATTGCCAAGCTGCTTGATGCCATAATAAAGCCGACTTTCCTTAACTGGATAAATCGGCTGGGGGGCGCAATATTCGGTTTGCTGGTTTCCGGCATTTTTACTGCCGCCCTGCTGGCCATCTGGGTCAAGTTCTTTGGCTCCGCTTCGGTCATTACTGACTCTGCCATTGCCCAGATACTTCTTGACAAGTTCCCGCTGATTTTGTCGCTTTTACCTGATGAATTCGGTGTTATCCGGGACTTCTTCAACTAA
- the proC gene encoding pyrroline-5-carboxylate reductase → MKIAFIGGGNMGEAILGALIQKNICPPKDITVSEIKAERRTFLENTYGIKTTPSNPEAIKNAEVVLLAIKPQNLAELSAGLKGKLAETQLVISIIAGATLSKLSGGLEHKAVVRVMPNTPAMIGMGMSVWTALPAVSPAQKEQAKSILSAMGKEIYTGKETMLDAATAISGSGPAYFFLFMESLEKAAQEMGFTPEEATVLVSQTAAGSAVYAEKSGLPLAQLRKNVTSPGGTTAEAIKVFEQAGLETTVIKAAKAAFDRSVELGKG, encoded by the coding sequence ATGAAAATAGCATTTATCGGCGGGGGAAATATGGGCGAGGCCATTTTGGGCGCCCTTATCCAAAAGAATATCTGCCCGCCTAAGGATATTACCGTAAGTGAGATTAAAGCCGAACGCCGCACTTTCCTTGAAAATACCTATGGCATAAAGACCACCCCTTCAAACCCGGAGGCCATAAAAAACGCCGAAGTAGTCCTGCTGGCTATAAAACCCCAGAACCTGGCTGAACTGAGCGCCGGACTTAAGGGCAAACTGGCAGAGACACAGCTGGTCATATCCATTATTGCCGGGGCAACTCTAAGTAAACTGTCCGGCGGGCTTGAACACAAAGCCGTAGTAAGGGTTATGCCCAACACCCCGGCTATGATAGGCATGGGCATGAGCGTCTGGACTGCCCTGCCGGCGGTAAGCCCCGCCCAGAAAGAACAAGCTAAAAGCATACTTTCCGCCATGGGCAAAGAAATATATACCGGCAAAGAAACCATGCTGGATGCGGCTACCGCCATCTCAGGTTCAGGCCCGGCTTATTTCTTCCTGTTTATGGAAAGTCTGGAAAAAGCGGCTCAGGAAATGGGCTTTACCCCTGAGGAAGCAACGGTACTGGTATCCCAGACAGCCGCCGGTTCGGCTGTTTATGCGGAAAAATCCGGCCTGCCGCTTGCCCAGCTCCGCAAAAATGTAACCTCTCCCGGCGGCACTACCGCCGAAGCTATAAAGGTATTTGAGCAAGCCGGACTGGAAACAACCGTGATTAAGGCTGCCAAAGCGGCTTTTGACCGTTCGGTAGAGCTGGGAAAGGGCTAA
- the coaD gene encoding pantetheine-phosphate adenylyltransferase: protein MIAIYPGRFDPVTLGHLSVARRASGFCDRLIIAVFDNPAKPGLFTAAERVDLIKQSVKDLPNVEVHSFSGLMVNFARRMGVSLIIRGLRVGADFEREMEMYVMNRRLDEGIELCCLFSEPQYQYLSASLIKEVVMLGGDSSGLISEHVADALKNKLASA, encoded by the coding sequence TTGATAGCCATTTACCCGGGCCGGTTTGACCCGGTAACCCTAGGCCATCTCAGCGTCGCCAGACGCGCTTCTGGCTTTTGTGACCGGCTGATTATTGCTGTCTTTGATAATCCTGCCAAACCGGGTCTTTTTACGGCTGCCGAAAGGGTAGACCTTATTAAGCAATCCGTCAAAGACCTTCCTAATGTAGAGGTGCATTCTTTCAGCGGGCTTATGGTTAATTTTGCCCGCAGGATGGGTGTTTCACTTATAATCCGCGGCCTCAGGGTAGGGGCTGATTTTGAGCGTGAAATGGAAATGTACGTCATGAACCGCCGTCTGGACGAGGGGATTGAGCTTTGCTGTCTTTTCTCAGAGCCTCAGTATCAGTATCTCAGTGCTTCGCTTATCAAAGAAGTGGTGATGCTGGGGGGGGATTCAAGCGGGTTAATCTCGGAACATGTGGCAGATGCTTTAAAAAACAAGTTGGCGTCTGCCTAG
- a CDS encoding YfhL family 4Fe-4S dicluster ferredoxin, protein MSFKITDDCISCGACEPECPNKAISEGETIYIIDPERCSECVGAFETPQCVEICPVDSCVKCCNESHEELLAKWQKLHPGESPK, encoded by the coding sequence ATGTCGTTCAAGATAACAGATGACTGTATCAGTTGCGGAGCTTGCGAACCGGAATGCCCCAATAAGGCTATTTCGGAGGGCGAGACTATTTACATTATTGACCCTGAAAGGTGCTCTGAGTGTGTGGGTGCTTTTGAAACCCCTCAGTGTGTTGAAATCTGCCCGGTAGACTCATGTGTGAAATGCTGCAATGAATCTCACGAAGAGTTGCTGGCCAAATGGCAGAAACTGCACCCCGGCGAAAGCCCCAAGTAA